A segment of the Babesia microti strain RI chromosome II, complete genome genome:
tatatattattatatagtacaaaatttacacatttattatatacatgaACGAACATCTTGCTCTTAAATAAAGAAATTGAGATATAaatggaaataaattaaagtaACATGAGAAagatgaatataatattaaaatattaaatttaactgaaataaaatgaaataaaagagtgtattttgtaataatttataataaattagtatACAATGATTCTACATTATAACAAGCGagaataaataattattgattagtcataatattatgtatatgttaAGGTTGATTGTTATGTGTTGctaatatgttatataattgtataccATAGTGATTGATATAATGTAGAGGATAACTTTGgatattatttgatgactgataattatagtatataattataataatgtttataaaaatgacattaatttgaaagtttaaattaaaatatatgtaaaaatatgtatttaaatCTGAAATGGCTAATAATAcgttattttgtaattaattattttgtatttataataattaattatattaatttctgaaattttgaattattttaaataatattatacttCATTAAACTATTTCAGATAAATTTCAAAGTTATTACCCTTAATGTTATCTACCTttacatttacacatttttcTTCATTACAATGTATTCTTGCTAATTCTTTATGCtcatattcatttttatcagtATAAGAACTGTGTTCATcaattacatattcataataattaataccATTCACGTCAGTATGTTCATTAAATCTTTTgtcatattttattttgtgattattccatttatttgtatcattATTCATTGAGTAGAAATAAAAGTAGTAATATTTTTCTATAGAACATGAGAATCTAATTAATACTGGATTATTATGCTTGCAAATATGGATGGATATACCAATAACATTATCAGTTGGTAATTTAGCAtcatcatcaaattcaattatataatcagAAAATTcgattttattaattttatttggatgtgataatttatttagctGTGATTTATCTATAGTGTATCTAAACCCTATTGTTAAAGGTTCATCATTAAATACAAGGTACTCAACAAAATTGGCATTAATTATAGTACCAGTGTATGTATTTGTAATAGTATCATTGGTAGTACTGACAGTTGGTAGATTAATCGATGTAGGGTTGTCAAAATTTACTGGAGTGATTACATCAACAAACTGTTTaacataaatttccaaattcttATCCTTTATCTTAATGTCATCcaattttacacatttcCCTTCATTACAATGTTTTTTTACTAATTCTGTATCctcatatttataattttctaATTCTTTACGCTCAGatttatgattttttttgcGAAAACAAAAACAGGTAGTAGATTCGGTAGATTCACTATAATcgattttataataattaataccATTCTTGTCAGTATGTTCATTGTAtgttttatcatattttattttgtgattattccatttatttgtattattattcattGAGTAGAAGTAATAGCAGTAATATTTTTCTGTAGAAACTATAAATTCAACTAATACTGGATTATTATGCTTGCAAgtatagatatatataatattgacaGTACCAATTGGTAATTTAGCATTgtcatcaaattcaattatataatcagaaaatttgattttgtcaattttattcggatatgataatttattttgttcTGATTTATCTATAGTGTATCTAAACCCTATTGTTAAAGGGTCATCCTCAAATTCACAGTACCTANCTGTCTTGGCTTTTGTTGTCCTATTAGTGTCTGTNTTTGTTGGTTTTGTTTTATCTGTGTCCCTGTTGGTTGTTTCTGGTTGTGATTCCCTTATTGAAACATCATTTGTATCCACACAATACACTGATTTATCATTCAATAATactattaaattgattaatattatcttatctatgttaaatttcatcattattaaaatatttagacatgtttataataaatgcaCACAGCACCATAATAACATTATCTGGGGTGTGTATACACATATTCAtgtatatcatcattattgatatatcaattttcaaatatatataattatgaaatatataattataaatttatgtgattATAAAAagattaataattataaaaaagtaaattattgaaaaattaaaaaattatattaaaagttgaatattgttaagtatcataacaattattcatttaaatattataatttagttttgtaatgataatcaatatatgtatacaaatttgtctatcatttatgtgatttgtataattgatttgttatcatttatttagattatttcataataatttgtataaaatatctataCAAAATGGTTTTCTTATCtccaattgaatttatttacacaatatattataccaTAATATTAGAGAtaatactatattattagattATCAAtggtattattataatcagtattaatatgtgatttaatataataatcaatgtTCTAGTTATATTCACAATCATGatggataatataatatgatatcatattaatcaattatacattattatcaatataatagtatctaaattaatttgattataacaattataacaataatcttaatcatatttatatattgataattaatttttatattgattatttataatctcaatttaattgttgatgatttatcatcTTACGAatgatatacaaatttaatcataattcaattattatatatatgtggatattgatatataatcattaaatgatacaataaaaatatgtaattatataaatatcaataataatcatatataataaaattaatataatatttgaaattttcagtATACCtgttataatatatcatccTAATTACAATACTATacttttataattatataaatacatatttatcaacataatatataatatataatatatttataaatataaaataattataagcacactaatataatttatggtataatatacaaatactTTATGATGATTGTCTATCATTCTAAATTCGTCATTTATTCCTTAACATTTTATATAgttattcatttaaataatctatactaataatttcaataaatattcagGCAACCATTactaaattttaatatttaaaattctGATAATCaagataaataaattaattcttaAATACATAACACTTTTTAGATCTAAAACAAGTACtatactaaattataaatatgtttataaatACGTATTATTGTGATATAATTGGTTAACCTGTAATTATGATGATGGCGATGATGGGAATGATAAAGTGCT
Coding sequences within it:
- a CDS encoding BMN2 family, possible orthologue of N1-10-2 (overlaps_old_locusTagID:BBM_II04275;~overlaps_old_locusTagID:BBM_II04280), whose protein sequence is MMKFNIDKIILINLIVLLNDKSVYCVDTNDVSIRESQPETTNRDTDKTKPTXTDTNRTTKAKTXRYCEFEDDPLTIGFRYTIDKSEQNKLSYPNKIDKIKFSDYIIEFDDNAKLPIGTVNIIYIYTCKHNNPVLVEFIVSTEKYYCYYFYSMNNNTNKWNNHKIKYDKTYNEHTDKNGINYYKIDYSESTESTTCFCFRKKNHKSERKELENYKYEDTELVKKHCNEGKCVKLDDIKIKDKNLEIYVKQFVDVITPVNFDNPTSINLPTVSTTNDTITNTYTGTIINANFVEYLVFNDEPLTIGFRYTIDKSQLNKLSHPNKINKIEFSDYIIEFDDDAKLPTDNVIGISIHICKHNNPVLIRFSCSIEKYYYFYFYSMNNDTNKWNNHKIKYDKRFNEHTDVNGINYYEYVIDEHSSYTDKNEYEHKELARIHCNEEKCVNVKVDNIKVKTNAICPGIIALEILAIVEICDFMLEIIPLSITIPRSPMVLFMTSIVLLNSSIAPFTSFKMSLKLVPKF